The Paenibacillus sophorae genome has a segment encoding these proteins:
- a CDS encoding Rha family transcriptional regulator — protein sequence MTKLILNTEYGLYAMNDKAVYSSRQVAGEFDKNHYHILRSIDEITESKNGLSDEVVLLLAGQTIEEFYKDNFFEDKYKDASGKQNRQILMTYKGAMLIVMGFTGAKAMAVKIGLLNRFEAMASFISSLLAAKLEHPAFTQAIADSKEQPMHYHFSNEADMINRIVLGMSAKKFREANGIAKGESIRPFLSSEQIKAVEDLQRADIGLLMAGLDFDERKQRLTHFMERMRTRRLPNASRPRGLNGGVGIDS from the coding sequence ATGACAAAATTGATCCTGAACACAGAATACGGCTTGTACGCCATGAATGATAAGGCGGTGTACAGCAGTCGGCAAGTGGCCGGCGAATTCGATAAGAACCATTACCATATTCTGCGTTCAATCGACGAAATCACTGAATCCAAAAATGGATTGAGTGATGAAGTGGTCCTTCTGCTCGCAGGTCAGACGATCGAGGAGTTCTATAAAGATAACTTCTTTGAGGACAAATACAAAGACGCTTCCGGAAAGCAGAACCGCCAAATCCTGATGACATACAAAGGAGCGATGCTCATTGTCATGGGCTTTACAGGAGCCAAGGCGATGGCCGTCAAGATCGGGTTACTGAACCGCTTCGAGGCGATGGCTTCGTTCATCAGTTCTTTACTGGCTGCCAAATTGGAGCACCCCGCCTTCACCCAAGCGATAGCCGACTCGAAGGAACAGCCAATGCACTACCATTTCAGCAACGAAGCGGACATGATTAATCGGATCGTACTGGGAATGAGTGCAAAGAAGTTCCGTGAAGCGAACGGGATTGCGAAGGGAGAATCGATCCGGCCGTTTCTTTCATCCGAGCAGATTAAGGCAGTCGAAGACCTTCAACGGGCGGACATTGGGCTGCTGATGGCTGGCTTGGATTTCGATGAACGAAAACAGAGGCTGACCCATTTCATGGAGCGTATGCGAACGAGGCGCCTTCCGAACGCATCGCGGCCTCGGGGCTTGAATGGGGGTGTAGGCATTGACTCTTGA